In Anaerolineae bacterium, a single window of DNA contains:
- a CDS encoding 4-hydroxythreonine-4-phosphate dehydrogenase → MKPELIVMLTHNDVTVSNAIELFEQSKHLPVQHWGFKDVGLPPEQMKDLVRRMKEAGKVTYLEVVSLSEAEGLRGAQIAVEAGFDILMGTVYFDSIHQYLKDKPVKYYPFPGHVHSHPSILDGTIEEIVRHAQQLEAKGVDGMDLLAYRYVGDARQLLKEVVAATHVPIVSAGSVASFQRIAEIWEAGAWGFTIGSAFFEGKFVPGGDFTQNIKAVSNWLANTAESEVTKYL, encoded by the coding sequence TCGAACAAAGCAAGCATTTACCCGTTCAGCATTGGGGGTTCAAAGATGTGGGTTTACCACCCGAACAAATGAAAGACCTGGTGCGGCGCATGAAAGAAGCCGGAAAAGTTACCTACCTGGAGGTTGTCAGCTTATCCGAAGCCGAAGGATTGCGCGGCGCTCAGATCGCTGTCGAAGCTGGCTTTGACATCCTGATGGGAACCGTCTATTTTGACTCGATCCATCAGTATCTCAAAGACAAGCCGGTCAAATATTATCCCTTCCCAGGACATGTCCATTCCCATCCTTCCATCCTGGACGGGACGATTGAGGAAATCGTCAGGCATGCCCAACAATTGGAAGCTAAGGGAGTGGATGGCATGGATTTACTTGCCTATCGCTATGTAGGCGATGCGCGCCAGTTGCTAAAAGAAGTGGTGGCCGCGACTCATGTGCCGATTGTCTCGGCGGGTAGTGTGGCAAGCTTCCAGCGCATTGCCGAGATTTGGGAAGCCGGTGCATGGGGCTTCACCATTGGCAGTGCGTTTTTTGAAGGAAAATTCGTACCCGGTGGAGATTTTACGCAAAATATCAAAGCAGTGAGCAACTGGTTAGCAAACACTGCCGAGAGCGAAGTAACGAAGTATCTATAA